aaaataaagaatGCCTCTCTAAAAATCCTGCTTCTAAACTATTTGGTCATCATTATTCTCTGGTTAGTTAAATGTGGAGCCAAAATTAGAACTATTGTATTTGAAGTCAtaactaatttaatttgtaagAAAATGaccgcctcaaaaaaaaaatgtaagaaaatgacatttctaaaattaaataaagaccATGCTGTCACAGCTAGCCCACAGTAATAGTCTCGTTCTTAAACACTTAAAttgcaacatatatatatatataggggtgcactctcgtgagattgctatttttcgtgagatcataagtataatgaataagacagtatatactgatgaataacgatactaaaaaaaataataaaatttttgttccTCCAAAATTCAAaccctgataaaaaaaaattcgccTTCCAggtaaatatcagccataggatacatgaaatcaacacctacaaatTAATCTGAAATCTCACCACATATAGGGGATCTCATTGCAacgctcctctctctctctctctctctctctctctctctctctctctatatatatatatatatatatatatatatatatatatatgggcgcgctccagtgagaccccctatttttcgtgcaacatgagtacaatgaataagacatataatgttaatgaacaaaacgtatatctaatgaacaatatgtatatactgatgaaaaataaaaattaaaaaattcgtaatgaataagacatatatactgatgaacatggccatatatactgatgaacaatgcagtatatactgatgaataacaaaatttaaaatattctgctccttccaggattcgaaccctgcgaaaaaaaatcaccctccagatacaatatcggccataggattgataaaataaacgcactagatcgtgccctagatctcactaaaattagggggtctcattggagcggccccatatatatatatatatatatatatatatatatatatatatatatatatatatatgggtgggctagaataaaaacactcttaagtgtataaaatataaacgttttttaatgtacgaatttgatctaacagggttacgaattcatccaacatggttacgaattgcggaaaaataaatttttgttacctgtgggattcgaactcaggaccacgaattcatccaacagggttacgaatcaaccgtagatcttgatgatctaagggctgaaaattatttatattttatacacttaagagtgtttttattctagccctcccctatatatatatatatatatatatatatatatatatatatatatatgtcatcaaaattattgacatgttcaataAAATTTGAACACTGAATTTATGATTGATCATATACCGTTAGATTATGTTAATTGAGTGGATGAGATTGTTTATCACTTCTAACAATATTTGCATTTTTCAATTCaacctttctatatatatatatatatatatatatatatatatatatatatagagagagagagagagagagagagagagaagagttcaacagagaatgctaaatatttagataatagagaaatcgtgaaacaaaaatgaacagatctataattttgatgaacaaatcaatgtaccgcatgaacaacaatttgccccgggttcgaatcatGCTGGTGGCTagttttttctctatttttactaaatacgtctgttcattacttatgttgatctgttcgtaaaatatatagatttgttcatgatgaataaaaagataattctctgttgaactcaaccatatatatatataagagctAACGAACAACTACCACCTATAACACCTAAATTACTCCAAGTCAATTAGTAATTTCTTACTTATATTAGACTTTTTCCTATTTGCATGTTGTCCTTCTTAATGCTATCTCTCCAACTTCTTTTCCCTAGACAAAATTAGATGTAGTTAGTTTGTCGAATTAATGTGCCTCCAAAATAGACGTCGAAAAGTCAATTATGATAACATAGTTGACCCTTTCAGCTGTTATTTGCAGTTGTTATATACGTATTTTTAAACAACTTAATCTACTAAACATTAATGTGATTCGAACATATAACCTAAACTTTTGCTGGGGTTTGAAAAAATATGCCAGATTGAAGACttttgttttcaattttcatTACATTAATCTGGTGTAATCTAATATATTGACTGTGCATGTGTAATTAAGGGTATATGACAATAATACtaaatattacttttttcaTCTGAGAGAAAATAATCCTTAAAggagtgacacgaattttaatagaaaatagtTGAAATGAGTTAAGAAAGGATCCACCTTATAAATATAGTTTAGTAAATTAATGACTCATATgtggtaaaataaataaattaatgtattgAAAATAATATGTTCCTTGATAGTGTTTATAAATGAAATGAagctaatttttgtggacattctAAAATGGCAAATTTTAGACTATTCTTTCAAAGGAGGAATAAAGTATTAAAGTAGTGAAATTAATAATGGAACACAACTAAAAACAAGAGGAATTTCAACCAAGAAAGTAAATCAAATATGCATGCACGTATAAAAGAACCAGAATGAAGCGCAAAATAATATCGAATTTCTCCATGTTCGTTATTCTCAAAATCATCGTTTTACAACAATATTTGATGAAACAAATGAAAAGATATATTGGAATGAGGCTTTTGCTATTTACAGTGGTATACACCTCCTCTTggggccgggccgggccgggccgggGTGATTTCTTTTCTTCCCCCCTCTGAAAAAAGTAACGAATGAAGAGTGGTAACTAAGATGAGTACCATTGATCTGGAACAGTGAGGAAATAGGTTGTCATAGCCTTTCTAAATCTTTTCTTGTACTGTTTGGGAGAAATTATTGTTGGAGATGCATTCTTAGGGCCACCTAGTATGCCTGATGCCTTCACCCATGTCTCCAAATGCTTGTCCCATGTATACTGTCTCATGAAATCGATGATTCCCATCACAAGCTCCTTCCTCTCCTCGTCCACCCCGACTAGCAACGAGTAGTCCATCACATCCACAGACTGCAACGCCACAAACAAATGCATGTTACAACCTCATCAGTATGAGTTAAACATATAATATAACTAGCTGCCTCCGGTTGTTTGTGTTTATGTTTATCATGTATGCTCTACTTTCCTAATACTAAGTATATAACACCAGTATAGAAGAATCAAACAACGCTTACGGCTAAAAATGATGTGTCATTCCACACTGCTCTCTCCAAGTTCCTTTTCGCCTTGCCTCCAAGAAATATAGGATTTGTGCGAAGTGTTTCCAACAGATTCATGTCTAACAATACTTTGTTAGCCCCCGTTTTGTCTGAGTTGTAACGCGATCGTGAAGACCCCTTTAGATCATAAACTTTAGAAATGTTTCTTTTGTAAAAGAGATTCTCCATCACCATCAAATCCATTTTCACCTCTTTCCCACTTTTCTTCACAGTAACCTATAGTGTAAGAGATCATTTGGAAGTTATTACATATACAACTATAAAAACAACCGAGTTTCCGCTTTTAGCAATCATAATGATTAATgaacaagaaaaataaagaggATGAACCTGAAATATGCCTAGGACTTTGGCAAGGCAAGTAGGGCTTCCCGAGGTAAGAGCATCTTTCAAATACTTGAAATACTGTGGGGCGAATTCTTCGAAAGATTCCAACTCGGTCTTGGTTACTTGTTTGATGATGAACCGGTCATCAAATGACTTGGCAAAGTAGACGTTACTCTTCCCTCCTTGTGCGCTCCACCTTTTGCAACGGCTCAAGGAACGTACAAAGTCCACTTCACACGGACAGCATTTCCTGCGGAGTGAATCAAACTGCTTTGCATAGTAACAAGTGACTGAAAACTTCACCTTTCCACCGGCATTGGAAGATTCGTCCTCAAAGGAAATCCGAAGATGAGGAGAATTATCTTGATCTGATATGGATGAACCATCATCAGAGCCGTAACTTCCATAGTTCATGTAATCCGAATCCATCGAGCCAAAAGATTGCCAGGTTGACAGCTCAGAAGAGAGTGAATTCACCTTGTTCAGGAGCCTAACGTTCGATCCTATTTCAGTCCCACTTAGCCTACCAGCTACCCAGTCATCATACTCTTTGGAGCTAAGGGCGTAAGATATTATGCTGGTGGGCTCATTGTCATAGACAGTGACGACAACATCCTCATGGCCATTTTGCAGAACCATCAATCTTGCCCCTTCAGgcacaagagagagagaggatataAAGGAGCGAGAAACAGTTGAAGAAAGATTAAACTTTTCAGCGTCACGCACTGATACTTGGGAGTAAGTCCTCTGTACATTCACAACAGGATCCCTGACCATGTGCCTGTAGTCACCAGAAGCATGAAAAGATCGGATATTAGACAAATACATCGAGGAAGGGGGAAGCCCTCTGCGTATTCTTTCTTGGAGTCGCTGAGCAGAATCAAAGGAATGAACTCTTGCTGGTCCTGTCAATCTTCTGAATACTGGATTCTCTCTCTGAGTGAACGAAAGAGTTTCAGATGCATCCACGCTTGACATGTCAAGCGACTGAGATTTCATTGATACCAGATCAGCACCAGACCACGCGGAATCTATCTTATCAGAAAGAATTGATCCAGCTGATGGAGTGCGCTCTAAAGCAGTCGAATTTGCAGCATTCTCCTCATCTTGGAGCAAATCTTCTCTGCTGCGCTGCAGTCTTTGATAACTTTCCAAGAAACCAGATTCAAGTTGAGACACATCATCGCTAGCGCATTCTTCTAATTTTGGGTACACAGACACATCATCTTCTGGACCAAGATCAAGGCTATTGTCTTTCATGTTTGAATCAGAATTTTTCAATCCAATATCAGATGTAACATCTGTTGCAGCCTTGGGGCTAGAACCTCTCTTAAGGAGGGAGTCTAGTAGAAAAAGTCTCCGATCCCATACTTTTGAACCAACCAGAAGAGAATGTCTCATACGATTAATTTCAAGAATATCAATTGCAGCTTCATACTGTTCTGGAGCTTCTTTGTCAGCGAATTGGAGCAAATCCTATCAGATACAAAGCAAGAAAGCAGAGGAGAGAGCATATTACTAAACAGATCAACACGAGAATATTTTCTCTGTATAGAAGGCATAGGATCCATAACACTGGTACTTACTTCATAAGAAGTTTTTTCTTCACAAAGCATGCCGTTTAGCTCCATGACATGGTTGTGCAGCTCATTTGCATCAGAGAACTCATCCATTGAAGATAAACATTTACTTTTAAATTCATCAAGAACACGTGATATCTCTGCATGCAAGGCCTTAGCTTTGCTCAACAGCTAACAAATGAAAAGAGACACAATCAAGACAGTTATTTCTCGAAAGAGTattaaacaatataattaattccaAAAGTCACAAAATTTGAGAAGCTCCTTTAGGTTTTAAAAGTACCTCATATGCTTCTTTTCTTAACCATGGTTGTTCACCGGGATCACCAAATTCAAGAGTTGAAGGGGGCAGACGAACGGAGAGGATGTTGATAGGTGAATATCGGAAGAAAGCAACCATGTTGCCAAAACTGTCCAAGAATAACGGCGTATGTTAAATTGTCATTCTACCAATGCTACATCATATCACAATAGAAAACTGTGATCCAAGTGAGCGTCACGTACCCATAAAATCTGAGGCAGTCTCTCTGCAGTGAATGACCACAGCTGGCAACACGGTTCCCAGTTGCATGGTTCGAAAAACTAAGTTCAAGAAACTTCCCAAAAGAAAGTCCCCAAGCAGCATCAGACATAACCACTCTTTGAGTGGCTGGTGGAACTCCTTCAGTGTGTTCACACCTGAGGCATCTATGCCACATCCATATCTTGCCATCCTGTTCCCCAGGAAGCTTAACTGATAGAAGGCGTCTAACATTGATAGTAAGATTGGCATGCTGGTGAGTATAACACATAACATGGGCTTCAGCTGGTTCCTTGCATGATCGACATAGAAATGACTGGAAATATGAAACACAATGAGATACAAGAATAATTGAGTAAAAAGATCCCAccgaaagaaaagaaaattgaaattacaataaaagTTACCTGATCAAACAAATCGTCC
The genomic region above belongs to Salvia miltiorrhiza cultivar Shanhuang (shh) chromosome 5, IMPLAD_Smil_shh, whole genome shotgun sequence and contains:
- the LOC130986484 gene encoding putative 1-phosphatidylinositol-3-phosphate 5-kinase FAB1C, which translates into the protein MGMHSSSLLQFIQKFQSWMSWGNSDTSSIFRGFERMDNDCSICSKCARNVLNSYPKYQCRVCGNLLCDNCSKGLDSLDGVVPTNHLKDTAEAVIYTMSCKICSELSPPNKSGRRCSGKVYPSESPRQSPEPPSPSFSGEGSGGHSPLALTRSSDVSLSNHPSLVSAHCSSRSYDDEGEHSISHFFSIPNEYFRDASDVDSSSVSVRHEFYSAMSLGSSPSDSPSRSHTTSSGVGCHVQLEQGGTAMSQDYHEQAVLERPAKGIWDAEDTDDLPILRHTSEELPQPLDFENNGLIWFPPPPDDANDEVENNLFTYDDEDDEIGDSGVMFLPTATIGTMFSAKEKQYHDGKGPWRSVVQGHFRALVSQLLQGQGIIITGKDNSADDWLEIVTTIAWQAAKFLKPDTSRGGSMDPCDYLKVKCVASGSPQQSKFIKGVVCTKNIKHKRMTSQYKNARLLLLGGALEYQRIPNQLASFETLLQQENDHLKTIVSKIEAHRPNVLLVEKSVSSFALEHLLAKEISLVLNVKRPLLEKIARCTGASITPSTDHISTTRLGHCEIFRLEKVSEDHEPVNQSNRKPSKTLMFFEGCPRRLGCTVVLRGSCREELRKLKHVTQYAVFAAYHLSLETSFLVDEGASLPKAATKSSGSNTDKMPLDQAISVVPDSAGTISCTEENKVSDIDLGAADLTLELGLQESLSELGDVGCDDVSISDEFRYRKALSEACIENLALDVTPDDQRPTCSSVINHTVTEAIGQEESQTGVVGLATLVHGEDTETSSEYFSANDSHHSILVSFSSHNVANGTVCERSRLVRLKFYGNSDKPLGRFLRDDLFDQSFLCRSCKEPAEAHVMCYTHQHANLTINVRRLLSVKLPGEQDGKIWMWHRCLRCEHTEGVPPATQRVVMSDAAWGLSFGKFLELSFSNHATGNRVASCGHSLQRDCLRFYGFGNMVAFFRYSPINILSVRLPPSTLEFGDPGEQPWLRKEAYELLSKAKALHAEISRVLDEFKSKCLSSMDEFSDANELHNHVMELNGMLCEEKTSYEDLLQFADKEAPEQYEAAIDILEINRMRHSLLVGSKVWDRRLFLLDSLLKRGSSPKAATDVTSDIGLKNSDSNMKDNSLDLGPEDDVSVYPKLEECASDDVSQLESGFLESYQRLQRSREDLLQDEENAANSTALERTPSAGSILSDKIDSAWSGADLVSMKSQSLDMSSVDASETLSFTQRENPVFRRLTGPARVHSFDSAQRLQERIRRGLPPSSMYLSNIRSFHASGDYRHMVRDPVVNVQRTYSQVSVRDAEKFNLSSTVSRSFISSLSLVPEGARLMVLQNGHEDVVVTVYDNEPTSIISYALSSKEYDDWVAGRLSGTEIGSNVRLLNKVNSLSSELSTWQSFGSMDSDYMNYGSYGSDDGSSISDQDNSPHLRISFEDESSNAGGKVKFSVTCYYAKQFDSLRRKCCPCEVDFVRSLSRCKRWSAQGGKSNVYFAKSFDDRFIIKQVTKTELESFEEFAPQYFKYLKDALTSGSPTCLAKVLGIFQVTVKKSGKEVKMDLMVMENLFYKRNISKVYDLKGSSRSRYNSDKTGANKVLLDMNLLETLRTNPIFLGGKAKRNLERAVWNDTSFLASVDVMDYSLLVGVDEERKELVMGIIDFMRQYTWDKHLETWVKASGILGGPKNASPTIISPKQYKKRFRKAMTTYFLTVPDQWYSS